The following proteins are co-located in the Maridesulfovibrio sp. genome:
- a CDS encoding PmeII family type II restriction endonuclease translates to MARGHRGLPRPMPMTLRKSDILSQLGTVDGSQESRDRILAMENDFRARIDIHLDALPQNNATLQKFNTSPYVLLMHAKQRGYSRISDIENDLLPAKQFSSMETSAGRMVEQVALPIYGWECVESEMHSVNSALDGKKNDGETLKLVTLKSGPRCLNDEMSENFADAIINNYSEWANDGDASKIDFTYGVLYGTKKISNKKDWHILRNINEKNSDSMTISPDQRWDCQFNDGNVEVDVSVRVGLDWWHHLGGEFCFVEVFTALIRACILPGEIDDREYAYIISDLGSIVSTETIPQDYNVAILQRSQIPWLFLMAKHFCDVLE, encoded by the coding sequence ATGGCACGCGGACATAGAGGACTTCCTCGACCTATGCCAATGACTCTTCGGAAGAGTGATATATTGTCTCAATTGGGGACTGTTGATGGTTCTCAAGAGTCAAGGGATAGAATTTTGGCAATGGAAAATGATTTTAGAGCTAGAATTGATATTCACCTTGATGCATTGCCACAAAATAATGCAACATTACAAAAATTTAATACTAGTCCATATGTTCTGTTGATGCATGCAAAACAACGTGGTTATTCTAGAATTAGTGATATTGAAAATGACCTTTTGCCAGCCAAGCAGTTTTCATCAATGGAAACATCTGCTGGTAGGATGGTGGAGCAAGTTGCTCTTCCCATTTATGGGTGGGAATGTGTTGAGAGTGAGATGCATTCAGTAAACTCTGCTTTGGATGGTAAAAAGAATGATGGTGAAACATTAAAATTAGTTACCTTGAAAAGTGGACCTCGTTGTTTAAACGATGAAATGAGTGAAAACTTTGCTGATGCTATCATTAATAACTATTCTGAATGGGCAAATGATGGAGATGCAAGTAAAATAGACTTTACATATGGTGTGCTGTACGGAACTAAAAAGATTTCTAATAAAAAAGATTGGCACATTCTTAGAAATATAAATGAGAAGAATTCTGATTCGATGACGATTTCTCCTGATCAACGTTGGGATTGCCAATTTAATGATGGTAATGTTGAAGTTGATGTCTCAGTCAGAGTTGGGCTAGATTGGTGGCATCATCTTGGTGGAGAATTTTGCTTTGTTGAAGTTTTTACTGCTTTGATACGTGCTTGTATTTTGCCCGGTGAGATTGATGACAGAGAGTATGCCTATATTATCTCTGACCTTGGTTCAATTGTTTCAACAGAAACAATACCTCAAGATTATAATGTTGCGATTTTGCAGAGGAGTCAGATTCCTTGGCTGTTTTTGATGGCGAAACATTTTTGTGACGTATTAGAATAA
- a CDS encoding DNA (cytosine-5-)-methyltransferase — protein sequence MNNKDRKYKVLSLFSGAMGLDIGLDASGYFETILCIEKENAFCNTIRQNKKNGNLPPDLIVIEADISKLDPEEVLAENGIDPDDIDVVVGGPPCQSFSTAGRRRTTQDPRGTLLWDFLRFVKYIKPKFFLMENVRGLLSAALKHRPLADRPNKGGPPLSMEEEPGSVVRLFAKDLSEMNGIGYRLDIFEVNSVNYGAPQIRERVLFFGNKYDLEVNFPSPTHGQEVKSKNEQASLFNSEKSLMPWKTLGDAISDLNEEEPEVLDFSPRKKEFLSLVPPGANWRSLPEEIQKESMKKAWYAKGGRSGWWRRLTFELPSPTLITMPNHASTSLCHPIETRALSVREYARVQEFPDEWEFAGKTSEKYTQIGNAVPTRLGEVAGNVLASQLDKIDKDSLKEVSTSSCDPRIVYVQSHIRTRKWFKDGKVVVWNGKGANDECSYSAPRTFKKVKAL from the coding sequence ATGAATAATAAAGATAGAAAATATAAAGTGTTATCGTTGTTCTCTGGAGCAATGGGGTTAGATATAGGGCTGGATGCTTCTGGATACTTTGAAACCATTTTATGTATCGAAAAAGAAAACGCTTTTTGCAATACTATTCGGCAAAATAAGAAAAATGGGAATCTACCACCTGATTTAATTGTTATTGAAGCTGATATTTCGAAGTTGGATCCTGAAGAGGTTCTTGCTGAGAATGGTATTGACCCAGATGATATTGACGTTGTTGTTGGTGGCCCTCCTTGTCAATCCTTTAGTACAGCAGGAAGAAGAAGGACTACTCAAGATCCTAGAGGTACTTTACTGTGGGATTTTTTGCGTTTTGTAAAATATATTAAACCAAAGTTTTTCCTTATGGAAAACGTGCGAGGACTTCTCTCTGCTGCGTTAAAACATCGTCCTCTTGCTGACAGACCTAATAAAGGTGGCCCACCTTTGAGTATGGAGGAAGAGCCCGGATCAGTTGTTAGATTGTTTGCGAAGGATTTATCTGAGATGAATGGGATTGGCTATCGCTTAGATATTTTTGAAGTCAATTCTGTCAACTATGGCGCTCCTCAAATTCGGGAGAGGGTTCTTTTCTTTGGCAATAAGTATGATTTGGAAGTTAATTTTCCCAGTCCCACTCATGGTCAGGAGGTTAAGAGTAAAAATGAGCAAGCTTCCTTGTTTAACTCTGAAAAATCTTTAATGCCTTGGAAAACTCTTGGTGATGCTATCTCCGATTTGAATGAAGAAGAACCTGAAGTTTTAGATTTTAGTCCTAGGAAGAAAGAGTTTTTGTCACTTGTGCCGCCCGGTGCAAACTGGCGCAGTTTACCCGAAGAGATTCAAAAAGAGTCTATGAAAAAAGCTTGGTATGCTAAGGGAGGTAGGTCTGGATGGTGGCGAAGATTGACTTTTGAACTTCCTTCTCCGACATTAATAACTATGCCTAATCATGCCAGTACTTCATTATGTCATCCTATAGAGACACGTGCTTTGTCTGTCCGTGAATATGCAAGAGTTCAGGAATTCCCAGATGAATGGGAGTTTGCAGGAAAAACAAGTGAAAAATATACCCAGATAGGCAATGCAGTCCCTACCCGATTGGGAGAGGTTGCTGGCAATGTCTTGGCTTCTCAATTAGACAAGATTGATAAAGATAGTCTGAAGGAAGTTTCTACTAGCTCTTGTGATCCTCGTATAGTATATGTTCAATCACATATTCGCACTCGCAAATGGTTTAAAGACGGTAAGGTGGTTGTTTGGAATGGAAAAGGGGCTAATGATGAATGCAGTTATAGTGCTCCAAGAACTTTTAAAAAAGTAAAGGCGCTTTAA
- a CDS encoding site-specific integrase, with amino-acid sequence MAKRIKTTYPGIYYREGKRAGTGKAIEKIYYIVFKKDGKTHEEKVGRQYQDDMTPARAARIRAERIENKRKSRKEIREEQSRKEAGTIGKLWEAFYEAKQANKSIKDDYYRWKAYLEKEFAKKEPQELVTLDIDRLRRSLTKKDLAPATVKQAVVLLKRILNFSVQRGLCPAIDPSRLHFEMPKVNNLKTEDLSSEQLNSLLKVLHESTNRQVANLMLMALYTGMRRGELFRLQWSHVDFKRNFITLKDPKGGVDQKIPLNQAARQLLENHERTGSDYVFPGAKGGERKDCRRATAIIKKEAGLPKDFRPIHGLRHVYASMLASSGKVDLYTLQKLMTHKSSAMTQRYAHLRDEALQRASDVAGNIFDNIGKEEPKKVHFFSKKQSENS; translated from the coding sequence ATGGCAAAACGCATCAAGACTACCTACCCCGGTATCTACTACCGCGAAGGCAAGCGAGCTGGAACCGGCAAAGCAATTGAAAAAATATATTACATTGTCTTCAAAAAGGACGGCAAAACACACGAAGAAAAAGTAGGCCGCCAATATCAGGATGACATGACACCTGCTCGTGCTGCCCGAATAAGGGCTGAGCGTATTGAGAACAAAAGAAAGTCACGAAAAGAAATCCGTGAAGAACAATCTCGTAAGGAAGCCGGAACTATAGGCAAACTATGGGAAGCTTTTTACGAAGCTAAACAGGCAAATAAAAGCATCAAAGACGATTACTATCGCTGGAAAGCATACCTTGAAAAAGAATTCGCTAAAAAAGAGCCACAAGAACTTGTTACGCTAGACATAGATAGGCTGAGGAGAAGTCTAACCAAAAAAGACTTGGCCCCTGCAACAGTCAAACAAGCCGTTGTCCTTCTCAAGCGCATTCTTAACTTTTCAGTACAGCGTGGCCTTTGTCCTGCTATCGATCCATCACGCCTACATTTTGAAATGCCCAAAGTAAACAATCTAAAGACCGAAGATCTCAGCAGTGAACAACTCAACTCTTTGCTCAAGGTTCTTCATGAATCGACCAACCGGCAAGTTGCCAACCTTATGCTAATGGCTCTTTACACAGGCATGCGCAGAGGAGAACTCTTCCGCTTGCAATGGAGCCATGTTGACTTCAAACGCAACTTCATTACCCTAAAAGATCCAAAAGGTGGAGTAGATCAGAAAATTCCACTTAATCAGGCAGCTCGTCAACTACTCGAAAATCACGAACGTACAGGTAGCGACTATGTTTTCCCTGGAGCGAAGGGAGGCGAGCGTAAGGATTGCCGTAGAGCAACTGCCATTATCAAAAAGGAAGCAGGCTTACCAAAAGACTTCCGCCCTATCCATGGCCTACGACACGTATACGCTTCCATGCTTGCCAGCTCTGGAAAGGTGGACTTATATACGCTGCAAAAGTTAATGACCCACAAGAGCTCAGCTATGACTCAGCGTTATGCTCATTTACGCGATGAAGCTTTACAACGGGCTTCCGATGTTGCCGGTAATATTTTCGACAACATTGGTAAAGAGGAGCCTAAAAAAGTACACTTTTTTAGCAAGAAACAATCTGAAAATAGTTAA